Proteins from a genomic interval of Lolium perenne isolate Kyuss_39 chromosome 1, Kyuss_2.0, whole genome shotgun sequence:
- the LOC127299403 gene encoding uncharacterized protein produces MATPSTSTSASTPASSSAFPLTTAARFPRASTSGTRTPAVAERRRTRRRRLSEGSGGDRSAAAGAVEKGLRLAFLEQLAERARAADALGVADTIYDMVAAGLSPGPRSFHGLVAAHALAGDADGAMQALRRELSSGVRPLHETFIALVRVFAKKGLSTRAMEILAAMERYKYDIRKAWLVLVEELVRNHYLEDANKIFLKGAKGGLQGTDDLYDLLIEEDCKAGDHSNALTVAYQMEAAGRMATTFHFNCLLSVQATCGIPEIAFTTYENMEYGGEDYMKPDTESYNWVIQAFTRATSHDRAPDVAELLGMMVEDYKRIQPNARTYSLLVECFTKYCMVNEAIRHFRALRRIPGGTKVLYNEGNCGDPLSLYLRSLCLDGRADELLEALEAMAADNQTIAPRAMFLNRKYRTLVSSWIEPLQEEADVGFEIDYVARYIEEGGLTGERKRWVPRRGKTPLDPDEFGFAYSNPIESSFKLRCFEELKLYHRRLLITLRNEGPAILGDVSEDDVRRVVERLKKLVVGPKKNVVKPKAASKMVVSELKIELEAQGLPTDGTRQVLYQRVQKARRINRSRGIPLWVPPVEDDEEVDEELDEMISRIKLEDGNTEFWKRRFLGETRNHLCEQDSKEDELDLDDELDEEDDDDDDDDDAKEAEEDEIDDEEVIERTRNQAGDDETKDKPAKGPNQHLQMIGGQLLKDLEKTSGSTRKLKKIPEIDDDEDWFPEDPIEAFKVMRETRMFDVADMYTTADAWGWTWERELKNKMPRKWSQEWEVELAIKIMNKVIELGGTPTIGDCAIILRAAMKAPVPSAFITILQTTHSLGHKFGSPLYDEVILLCLELEEIDAAIAVVAEMETNGIKVLDETLDRVLAAKQSGNVNSAVQPPTE; encoded by the exons ATGGCCaccccctccacctccacctccgcctccacgcccgcctcctcctccgccttccCCCTCACAACCGCGGCCCGCTTCCCCCGCGCCTCCACATCCGGCACGCGCACTCCCGCCGTCGCCGAGCGGCGCCGCACGCGGCGGCGCCGGCTGTCCGAGGGGAGCGGCGGCGACCGCTCGGCTGCCGCGGGGGCGGTGGAGAAGGGCCTGCGCCTTGCCTTCCTGGAGCAGCTCGCGGAGCGCGCTCGTGCCGCCGATGCCCTCGGCGTTGCCGACACCATCTACGACATGGTCGCCGCTGGCCTGTCGCCCGGGCCCCGTTCCTTCCACGGGCTCGTTGCAGCACACGCCCTCGCTGGCGACGCGGACGGCGCT ATGCAAGCTCTTAGAAGGGAGCTAAGTTCCGGTGTGCGTCCTTTACACGAAACATTTATTGCTTTGGTCCGTGTCTTCGCCAAGAAGGGCCTTTCTACAAGGGCCATGGAGATTCTTGCTGCTATGGAGAGATACAAGTATGATATTCGCAAGGCTTGGCTAGTTCTTGTAG AGGAGCTAGTCAGGAACCATTATCTGGAGGACGCCAATAAGATATTTCTGAAAGGAGCAAAAGGTGGTTTACAAGGAACTGATGATCTCTACGATCTTCTGATTGAAGAAGATTGTAAAGCTGGAGATCATTCCAATGCTTTAACAGTTGCCTACCAAATGGAAGCTGCTGGAAGAATGGCGACCACATTCCATTTTAACTGTCTTCTAAGTGTGCAG GCTACGTGTGGAATTCCTGAAATAGCCTTTACAACTTATGAAAACATGGAATATGGAGGTGAAG ATTACATGAAACCTGATACCGAGTCTTATAATTGGGTTATACAGGCATTTACTAGAGCTACATCCCATGACAG GGCACCGGATGTGGCAGAACTACTCGGGATGATGGTGGAAGACTACAAACGTATTCAGCCTAATGCAAGAACTTACTC GTTGTTAGTGGAATGCTTTACAAAGTATTGTATGGTTAATGAAGCAATCAGACATTTTCGTGCTTTACGGAGAATTCCTGGAGGAACAAAAGTTCTATACAATGAAGGGAATTGCGGTGATCCACTTTCTCTCTATCTACGGTCACTGTGCCTTGATG GAAGAGCTGATGAGTTGCTTGAAGCATTAGAAGCAATGGCGGCTGACAACCAGACTATTGCACCCCGAGCAATGTTTTTAAACCGAAAATACCGCACACTGGTTAGCTCTTGGATAGAACCATTACAAGAAGAAGCTGATGTTGGCTTCGAAATTGATTATGTAGCCAG ATATATTGAAGAAGGAGGTCTTACAGGTGAGCGCAAACGCTGGGTGCCTCGCAGAGGGAAAACTCCTTTGGATCCAGATGAATTTGGATTTGCCTATTCAAATCCAATAGAGTCATCTTTTAAACTGCGGTGCTTTGAGGAATTGAAGTTATATCACCGCAGGCTCTTAATTACATTGCGGAATGAAGGTCCTGCTATTTTAGGTGATGTATCTGAAGATGATGTACGGAGAGTAGTTGAAAGATTAAAGAAATTAGTTGTAGGGCCAAAGAAGAATGTTGTTAAGCCCAAGGCAGCCAGCAAAATGGTAGTATCTGAGTTGAAAATTGAACTGGAGGCGCAAGGGTTGCCTACAGATGGAACTAGACAGGTCCTTTACCAACGAGTTCAAAAGGCCAGGAGAATCAATCGTTCACGTGGTATACCACTTTGGGTTCCTCCCGTGGAAGATGACGAAGAG GTCGACGAGGagttggatgaaatgatctcacGGATCAAGCTAGAagatggaaatacagagttctGGAAACGGCGTTTCCTGGGAGAAACTCGAAACCATCTTTGTGAACAAGATAGCAAAGAAGACGAGCTAGATTTAGATGACGAGTTAgatgaggaggacgacgatgatgacgatgatgatgacgccaaagaagcagaggaagatgagatagatgatgaggaggtcattgagcgaACAAGAAATCAAGCTGGTGACGATGAGACTAAGGACAAACCAGCAAAAGGACCAAATCAGCATCTTCAAATGATAGGAGGCCAGTTATTGAAGGATCTAGAGAAGACTTCAGGTTCAACGAGGAAGTTGAAAAAAATACCCGAG attgatgatgatgaagattggtttcCTGAAGATCCAATTGAAGCTTTCAAGGTTATGCGTGAGACAAGAATGTTTGATGTAGCAGATATGTATACTACTGCAGATGCCTGGGGATGGACATGGGAGAGAGAACTAAAGAATAAGATGCCACGCAAATGGTCACAAGAATGGGAGGTTGAGTTAGCTATTAAGATAATGAATAAG GTTATAGAGCTGGGTGGTACTCCGACTATAGGAGATTGTGCAATTATACTGCGTGCAGCGATGAAAGCTCCAGTCCCTTCTGCTTTTATAACAATATTGCAAACAACACATAGCCTGGGCCATAAGTTTGGAAG CCCGTTGTATGACGAGGTAATCTTGTTGTGCCTTGAGCTGGAGGAGATCGATGCGGCTATTGCTGTTGTCGCAGAAATGGAGACGAATGGAATCAAGGTTCTGGACGAGACCTTGGACAGGGTTCTTGCAGCCAAACAGTCCGGGAATGTGAACTCTGCAGTCCAACCACCAACCGAGTAG